Part of the Cyprinus carpio isolate SPL01 chromosome A1, ASM1834038v1, whole genome shotgun sequence genome is shown below.
TGTTTGCCATGCTTGTTTTTAGGGTTGCACAGTTTGTTAAAAATTTTGTGATTATCAATatacttatttaataataataataccacacacacacaatgtgatgttatgaatattaaaatgttattgtaaatGCTCATGTTAAAAATGAAGACATACCTGACCTAGTTTATTTCTCTCTAAATCTATTTTCAGGCCTTTCCTCATGCAGCATGTGACTATGAGAATATCAAAGATGCCAGACGCCACCAGTCCTGATACTGAGGAAAACGGCTACATATTCCACTGTCACACATCCCACAGACCTGCCTGATCCAAACGCACCACTGTATTCTACAGTACAGTTACCCACAAACCTCTCTCTGATGGGCTCCTGCAACGCCGTCCATTTGCAGCGCTTACGAAGAGTCTCCTCAGCGATGCTAGCACTTCAGTAACGAGGATTTACTGTAATTACACCATGTGGTCAGTCCCCATGTCACTCAACTAGCTCCACTCAAcactatgtttgtttgtttttttcgtttttttgcacATACTCAATCTAGTTTATTTCTCTCTAAATCTATTTTCAGGCCTCTCATGCAGCATGTGACTATGAGAATATCAAAGATGCCAGACGTCACTCAGTCCCGGATACTGAGGAAACGGTGTTATATTCCACTGTCACGCATCCCACAGACTCGTCTGATCCAAACGACCCGCTGTATTCTACAGTACAgttacccacaaacccctctgatGGGCTCCTGTACGCTTCGGTCCATTTCCAGAAGCATGAAGAGTCTCTCAGCGATGCTAAAGTAACCTTCAGTAACGAGGAGGTTTACTGTAATTACACCACAGTCAGTCCCCACATGTCACTCAACTAGCTCCACTCAACACTcaggtgtttgttgttgtttatttttttttgcaattatgccAAAGAACCctttttggttccccaaataacctttcagtgaactGTTCTTGGTGCCATGGatcttaaaggttcttcatgcaaCCATCAAGGCCagtaaaaaaactttatttttaaaagagtatAGAATCTGGTCACAAGTGCAGTGAAATTTTAATGCACACAGTGACTCCTAAAATTATTTACACACTTCAGTGacacttaaaaatgcatttcattagatataaaattctttatatataaaaaaaaaacaaataccatttattgtaaagaaaagCAGCAAAAGTACTTTCAAAAGTACACTCAAAATAAGAAGTATTGCATAACTTTGCTCTTGTTTGTGATTAGTGGAACATGTTCACAGTGAACTTGATGAACCACCCTTGTGTACGCTCATAAATgtgaaagaaattcataattgTGAGGAAAAACTCTAGTAGCACTTGTTTGCACGTGACACTTGATCTGCTCTCTCTGTTTACTCTCAGACGTTTATCAGTTTACTATAGTTAGTCATTTTGTCACACCTCCGTGAAATTACAGATAAGAGTCTGTTGATAAACTTAGAAAACACAAGAGAGGAGCATCTGCTGCAAATGTACAAGAAAACAACTCAACTGGACACTTTTTTTTACACCACAGCGGGGGTTTTCGGTGttgttcacacacaacacacccttGCACCCACAAGCATCTAGAAACGTCTGATGCATAAAAACACAGGAAGAAAAAGGAACCACTTACAGAATTATGAATTTTACTCACTGCAGctgttattctatttattctttctAACTGCACTGTGTTTGTTCAGAGATGCCTCATCTGGAGCAGAAGGACCATGTGAAATAAAAGCGTGTTTAGGTGCCATACCAGTTATGAGACTGAGATATTAATATAGGCTGAATGAATCATGTGCCTTGTTCATTTCATGTCTGTTGTACAGTTCatcatctgtgtgtttgtgtttgttatataCAGTTTTAAGTCTTTTCATTTATCAAGTGTTTTATATTCAAAGTGATAATCATACAGGGACACTAACCCAAATAATCTCCTTCAGCTAGTCAGTTGTTTGACTAGActctaattatttactttgtatacCACACGTTTAAGTTTGCTGCCCTCTGCTGTTAAAGCATTAACAATGCAGTTTAAACCTTCACTTGTTCTCTGGTTTGACTCAATTACTATTGGGTAACAGTTTGTTAACAGTGGCATCATGACTtatgagaaaatatataaaaactgattTCAAGCCACATATTGATGCAAGcatctatttatttttctgctcttttgacaatttattttctgtaaatgtgtgCTAATTTGTGTGGCAGAAGCTTTCAGACCTGCACAGGAGATAAAAGACAGGAAGATGCTCATGGTCAGTATCTTTGGTTTAACTCCACTGTGAGTCATTGACAGCAGGATTGTATTTCATCACAGTGTGTCAGAAGAATTTAGTAAAGAGGAAAGGGAAGAGGCGGAGctgcttgttttattaaaaaaaactctttaggGGCACAGGATAGAGACACAAAAGCAGGCACAACGGAAGAACTCACAACGTCCCTGACTGCCCAAGAATGTACAGATTCACAGGAGTGAGAGTTTATTCATTAGTGATGATCTGCCTGATTAAAGGTAAAAAGCTGTTTTCATTACAGTATCAACCTGTACCTGTATGtaacagctgttttatttttttactactgACTCAACTGAGATAAAATCATGTCTGTGTGAgtcttttgtctttatttgtgcattttttaagtTTGCTGTCAGTATCTGATCATAAGGCACTTATTAAAAGAGGAAGTGAATTTTGATTGACAGGTCACATGGGTGATGCTGCTGACCCTGTGCCTGCCATTACAGGAGGAAGTGTCATCATCAACTGTGTGTATAATCGTGAAAATGCGAAAACCAGTGCAAAAAGCTTTTGCAAAAAGTTGGGCAGTAATTGTACAACCATGACAGAAGTAAAGAATGATTTATGGATCCCAGAGGAGAGATTCTCTATGACTGATAATACAACTCTGGGTCTGATTAGTGTGCTCATTAGAAACCTGACTGTAAATGACAGTGGGACATACAGATGTAAAGATGGCAGCGAATGGTTTCAGGAGGTCAAACTCAACGTGGAACAAGGtagaaatgaatacttatttAACAAATCGTGCTAATTTTCTCTATCAGAAGTTTAGATTTTACATCTTATTTTTATTCCCAAGACAATTTTACACCAATtggaattatgaaattaaaattattttggtttCAGAGTGGTGTTGTGGGACATCAGAGGAACACACTGCGTATATATTAGGAACTGCTGTCATCCACTGTAAATATCCTGAGAAATATAAAGATCATCTCAAGCAATTATATAAAGTGCAGAATGGATCATTAGTGTCTATTCATATATTTGGAAGTTCGACCACCAATGAGAGATTTTCTCTGAGTGTAAAAGAACAGGAGCATGTCCTCACTGTGACTATTGCTAATGTGAGTAGACATGATGATGGGGTGTATTTCTGTGGAATATACAGCAACCTTATCTACATTCCCCTTTTCACAGAGATTCATCTTCATGTTTCAGGTGAGAACacaaggtgcttcacgatgccacagaagaacctttttgtctaaatggttccataaagaatctttacatctgaagaacctttctgtttcacaaaagcttctttgtggtgaaagaatgTTCTTCGGATTATAAAAAGggaagaaagagatggttctttgactgaatggttctttatggagccaaaaatggttcttctatggcatcgctgtgaagaaccctTTGAAgtacctttattttaaagagtgtacaTGTAATGTATGCTAATGTCATTTTGATTCTTGACCTTTCATCTGTGGACAACAATGGAAAACCAAGAACAGATGCTTCAGTCCAGTCTGGTGAGttctttaacataaattaaatttgattattatgAGAATGAAATTGGATTAATGACAATTTAGGACATCACAATTAAAGTTATTTGCTGGTAAAGTGATACTCACAGAGCTTGCCTTGGCAGAAGTGATgggaaaaattatgttttttgaaaatttgaattaatcaaaataattgtgTCATAAAATGCTTCACTGTTTTAAAGCTTTTAGCTGGGCAAAACAGTGTAAATGCAGCAAAAAACCCAGTCCAAAAATGCATTAACCAATTCAAAATGATTTACTGAAAGTGTTCATGTAATACCATTTaatatgaagtgtctgtataGAACAATTTAGAGTAGAAATCACAGTTACGTCGatgtgacatacaaccaagtatggtgacccatactcagaattaatgCTCTGcttttatcccatccaaagtgcacaaacacatACAACCAATTAATGTAACACAAaatcagaattcatgctctgcatttaacccatccaaagtgcacacacagcagtgaacacacacccggagcagtaggcagccaaaTAGCCTACTACttaaacctataacattttacataacatttacctattttatctcacaattctgactttttttttctcgcaaatgcAAGCTTATATCTCCTAGTTCTGACTTTGTAACTCGATTTAACTCAACAATTGTgagtttgtcaattctgaggggaaaaaaagccgGAAGTGTGGGATTTAAAAAGAGAATGAcaaaaaagttagaattttgaaatataaactcaaaattagaGATATGATCTCGGAATTGcggaaaaaaaagttagaattttgaaatataaactcaaaattacctttttttattcttgtattcCATGGATTCCATAGACTGCTGTAATTTTCTACCAGACAGGCTCCGCcaacaaaagacattttgaatttttgaaaattGGTCCAtaatatgtgttattttaatttgcagGGCTTATTTGCTTATGGAGAACATTGCTGAAAAGGCCAATAACTACTATACTTCCATTTCgttaaaatgtatataactgATCCGAGATCTGGTTTAAGAAAAAACATGggttcatttcattattttcaaatcTGTCATGACAAAGAAGCCTCACTGAAATCATGTGACTTTGGACAAAGGTTTGGAAGCTTCACAAtgcctttttcttcttcttctcaaaaGAACTATTGCACTAGAGATATAGACTTTAtccttcaagggatagttcacccaaaactgaaaattaccccatgatttgctcaccccttcaagggatagttcacccaaaaatgaaaattaccccatgatttactcacccactcactcactcactcaagccttcctaggtgtatatgactttcttctttcagacgaatacaatcatatatatatatatatatcctggctcttccaagctttataatggcagtgagtgGGTGTCTCTTGTcaacaatccaaaataaaaacaaaaaaactcatccAAACAAAATAAGcaagtgctccacacggctccgggggatgaaaataggcctcctgtagcgaatcaatgtgtttttgtatgaaacaaatccatatttaaaactttaaaaatagttatcTAGCATTCTCTAAACATTTCATATGTTAATTTCCAGTtgtgggtgaactctccctttcaGTTTGAGTTTCACTGGATAAATGTTTCAGTATTGGTCCTGTTGCTTGCCAGATTGTTTTGCATATTATAGTGCACTGTTCCTTTCACACTCTCAATCcaattttttactgtgttttgtgtgtgttttccagatCTCTACGTCATCATTATGGTGAATATGTGTTTGATTCTGTTATTAGCTGGAGGACTGAGTTTGTTGTTGCTCAAGCGGAAATGTAAAAAGACACAAGGTACAA
Proteins encoded:
- the LOC109072600 gene encoding polymeric immunoglobulin receptor-like; its protein translation is MYRFTGVRVYSLVMICLIKGHMGDAADPVPAITGGSVIINCVYNRENAKTSAKSFCKKLGSNCTTMTEVKNDLWIPEERFSMTDNTTLGLISVLIRNLTVNDSGTYRCKDGSEWFQEVKLNVEQEWCCGTSEEHTAYILGTAVIHCKYPEKYKDHLKQLYKVQNGSLVSIHIFGSSTTNERFSLSVKEQEHVLTVTIANVSRHDDGVYFCGIYSNLIYIPLFTEIHLHVSDASVQSDLYVIIMVNMCLILLLAGGLSLLLLKRKCKKTQGSVSSDQRSTRDDDEVASSAYYATIPDSGNTTLHPSVQKPIGLNTVYDTAHLPTNPSDSDFYTLAEQPQNMTCL